The DNA segment tgatgtaaggtatctaactaacattaaaaaatagctagctgcccagttccaaatgaaagatttgggtgaggcacagtacgttctagggatccagatcattcaggatcataagaacaaaaggttagccctgtctcaggcatcatacattgatcaaatgttgatcaggtacaggatacaagattccaaaaggggtttgttacccttcaaacatggaatcattttatctaaagatcaatgtcctaagacacctcaagaggttgaggagatgagacggattccctatgctttagCTATAGGAAGCTTCATGTAtgtaatgttgtgtaccagacccaacatttactatgcagtagGAATTGTCAGTTGGTattagtccaatctaggatttgatcactggatggcggtcaagacgatcctcaagtatctttgacgaatgagggactacatgctcgtgtatggagataaggatctgatccttacaggatagacagactctgacttttagaccgatagagattctcgtaaattgacatcagggtcagtgttcactctgattGAAGGGGCTGTAGTGTGatgaagcaccaagcaaggatgcatcgcagactccactatggaagacGAATACGTACCACTTGTGAAGCAATTAAAGAGGCTATTttgctgaggaaattccttacagatttggaagttgttccaagtATGAATTTGCCTATCActatttattgtgataataccggggctgtggcaaattcaaaggaatcttggagtcatcgtcggggcaagcatatagaacaaaaataccacttgatcaaggagattgtgcatcagggtgatgtgatagtcacgaagattgcaTTGGAGCAcgacgttgctgatccctttacaaaggctctcacagtgttcgagggtcacctggagagtctggatCTGCGAGACATgaggcatcttgtctagggcaactgagagatgatactggggtatgccctagtttattgtatattgtacatgtatttatcttgtattgtacattagtctcccgtgacattaggacaagtgggagattgttgggattggtgccctaattctctcggagtcttgttgtttgtaatatatacatattattatgaataaaataagagttattttatctgacttttactcatatccaataaaagaagctctatggttattgtatgtacttaagcatgtatatgagatataaaagtggatcatgccttaagtaataacctaaataggtgtGCAAGTGTTAACTTGtaatataagaattaaggtgggatacctaatccaggtaacactacgaatacaTACCGCTTTATataggtttgcaagtgttgtaaactactatagatggtagatcttgaccattcatgtggagacatgcgagtagaggtgtcttatacaaagagtttgtatgagaccggaccacgagatgactagtctttgtatataacgtcgttgatactagagacttacatctcacctaaaagaccataggtgacatgacctcaatcctgagtgttttgggaactcctgcctttgagggcagtcctttgattagtatgggtgagagtggccagattgccaactcaacttGCCTACCCTTTTGGGGACTTgactgatttgggagctgggaactcagttacacaagatggaattcactctttccccaaagcaggggtaagtagatagatttctccttaagggctgattctagggcttgaacacaGTGGCCACagattctctttggaagagaggactcagtcatagtagcactatgacttatattcattagaggaatcaccactcgtttaggaaaagatggacacataatatacgtataggtcgatgcctaacTGTTTacgaaaagctatgcgatcgtctaactaaagccatgcgatcgtttaactcatcgCTTAGTTGAGTGTCTATCTCcgaagaacactccacgatcatttagctaactccaagatgtcgcttagtaaatcttatttacttgacaacttcccgtgagtaatttccgagattggaaatctcaaattcacttcttactaaaattaggaaaacatttctcctttttaattcacggttactatgaaaccactaataacctcccactcaattgtttattagagaaaaagagataattatccaataattaatattattataaatataatgaaaaccaacttatcatactatatttataacctatagttttaatatttaatctcaTGAACATATCAACCATAGATCTTTTTCTATtgcatggtacttaatgtaaatctaatttacattaatcctccactaaatgtatctcatacaccataccaatcatatcttatataatcaaattacctcttgtaaatttgaacatttcaaatcaacaccaagaactgatcctcaacttgaatccattgagctaccaaggggatcttatggacatgtagctcgaagctccaacggtacgtgaataactggctaaactctttagtcatgggatccaccatctgttaattgtcaggcactccactaaagacaaacaattgaactctccctaccatagatatattatgtgtccatcttaaccaatcaatagtgtgataacccttcacaaatcgctcgtaagtacagctcagccaataaccattatgctcttgtagttacatctaactccttaagtaccactgaatcctctaatgaacataagtcataatcctactatgactgggtcctctcttccaaagagaacctgtggccactatgttcaagccttggaatcagcccttaagggagcaatctctttacttacctctacttcgggaaagaagtgaattccatcttgtgtattgagttcccagctcccaaatcagacaagtccctaaaaaggtagcatgttgagttggaaatttggccactctcacccatactaatcaatgGACAGCCCTCAAAGGCAGcaattcccaaaacactcaggattgaggtcgtgtcacctatggtcatttaggtgagatgtaagtctccagtatcaacgacattatatacagagtctagtcatctcgtggtccggtcttatacaaactctttgtataggacaacctcgctcacatgtctccacatgaatggtcaggatctaccatctgtagtagtttacaatacttgcaaacctctacaaagtgggtcatatccgtagtgtcaccaagatcaggtatcccaccttaatctttatactacagacctatttaggttatcacttaaggcatgatccacttgtatatctcatatacatgcttaagtttacataagataaccatgaagctttgtttattgggtatgagtaaatgccagaatgaaataatagttattttattcataaaacaatgtgtatcattacaaacaacgagactccgaaagaattaggacaccaatcccaacaattctTCCATTTATcttagtaaagcatgctgtaatttcattttcattttgtgcatagcctgtatgtttTCGTTTCTtaattgtaattgttaatgttgtCGTAGTATGGGGGGAAGAGACGTATTCGGATTATGTCATGGGTAAATTTGACATCAAGTGGTCAGATGTGGACTTTGTGTATACGGCAACAAACATCGATTAATATTGGATGTTGATTACATTCGATCTAAATAAAGGCCAATTGTTCGTATTCAATTCATTACCATCCATGACATCAAAGAAGAAGCTGGAGTCTTGCCTTGAACCATTGAATTACACCCTAGCATTGCTTCTTCACTATTGTGACTTCAAATGTTGGAAGCCGAATATAGAAACGTCTCATTGAAAAATATCCCGACCTACTGCTAGAACACACAACATGGATCACTAGATTGTTGAATATTTGTAGAAAAATTCTTAGAGCATAGGATGTAGTTGTCATGTCAGCTGTGGACGAACACTCCATATTATTGATGTAATTTTACTAACATGTTATTTAAATTGTCAGTGTAGAACTAACATGAATAGACAAACATTTGAGTAAGATGAATAGATAAACTtgatcaaattccaaaaaaaggttcatgaatagacaaccacttgtttaaatttataaaacgGAGAATGAGATTAGCGAGAGTGAGAATGGCGAGACATTTCCAAGGATTCGTGAATAGACAAACTTGAGTAAAGTTGTGTAAGTGATAGCGAGATGAACCAGAGTGAGACATTTCCAGAGATTCGTGAATAGACAAACTTGAGTAAAGTGGTGTTAGTGATATCGAGATTAGTGAGAGCGAGATCGAGATAGAGCGAGACATTTCAGAAAGATTTTTGAATGtataaagagaaaaaagtaTACATTTGAAATTGATAAGTCTGACTATGTACATTGAGGATTACAAGTGGCACATAGAAAATCACACTCGACCGACATTTGAATCATTTGGATTTAATTTGGTAGGTCACCTGGACGTGAGCGGTTCACTGCAATTTTATCGATTATGCCCATAATTCCCACACCTACCACATTTTATTTGTCGGTGTTCTTCTCTTGATGGTATTCGTCGTACTTTTCATCGCCCGACCTGTACCACTCTTCTAGGAGGTGCAATGTACTTTTCCACATATCTCGGAGGTCTCTTCCATTTAGATATGTGACCTAGTGGATTTACAGGCTCTGTATAAGTAGCCATGAGGGAGTCAACACTATAAAATGGACTGCACAAAACTCGGATGGGGATGTTTCAATCTCGCGCAGCcaaaattgcatgcaaacatggTATACCGAATGAGTCAAATTCTTTGCACGTGCATTCCTTCGTATGGAGGTTCACAATACCTTCCAATCAATTGTCCTGCACATGGATCCTATAACAATCAATCGGTTCAACTCGATATCATGTGCCCTTGTCACACTCACTTGCTAATCAATTTTCATAGTAGTCTGAGTGTGATGTCGTTCGAGATGCCTAATAATTTCCTCGTTTATAAAACCATGATTGGATGAGGCCTCGAACATGTAACAATAAGCACATTAGGGACAACTGTTGATATTCTTTGGTCAATGAATTTAAACACTATGCATTATTGGACgtcatgttatcatatctttattttgttttgtaaacACACGCCCACCATTCAAGATTAATATCCTCCAAATATTTTGATACAACACCATTTCGAAAAGTACGTAGTTGGTCCCAGTGTGATTGGAACTCAGACATGCGAAATGCCCTGGCTGCATCCTTGAACATTCCAACAATCGTATTGTCCTTCAAGTTAGAAAGATTATTATTTTCTATGTGGTATGTACACAATCCATAAAATGTCATAGGAAAAATTACACAAGTTGAATTACCAATAGATACCGCTCGATCGGACACACACACCAAGTTAATGGGTTCTCCAATGGCacaattcaaattcaacatAAACCGCTTTCAAGCTTGATcagtttcattgtccactatggCATATGCTAATGGATATACTTGGTTTTTACCATCCATGGAAATGCTTACCAACATGAtccctttgtattttcctttcaaatgCGATCCATAAAAAATTATCATAGGTCGACAACTTGCAAAACCTTTAATACAAGACCCTAATGTCATAAACATGTACTTGAAATGCACATCATTTTCAAGTTTGATTTCAAACCTTGTACTTGGATTCTCCATTTTTAACATTTCATCAAATGCATGTAAAACAACGTACGACTCTTCTAGAGTACCCCTAGCGAGAACATAAGCAGTTTTCCTTGCACGCCATACCTTATCGTAACTTATGTTTACGCCATACTCTATTCTCATATCCTCAATGATGTGACAAGGTTTATAAACACGTCCTATGCCTGTAAACTTCTCTTTGATTAGTTCACCAACTATCACAGTcgttgcttgtctatggtcatgatttaaaattccaatagAACATGTGCGCGACCGCATTTACTTCGTGATCTTAAATATGCCATACCCTGAGATTTTCACTGCACGGAGGCTCCAATTATAATTATCCTCAATACATTTGACAGTAAACAAAGACTTAGTTGACTTCCTTACCttatatacaaaattattgtttatggacaaaatagaaaatctcatttttaagtcactcttactaaaaaaaaagttggtgaACTTCAACATTTGTCTCGGATGAAGAGGTACCATGAATAATCAATTCCCCTCTATAGCATGAAGACATGGAATTCGATCATGTTGATCTCTCATTAACAGCCACTGcaggtgaaggaactctaaatgtTGAGAACCAATGATTAGAagtagatcgttccaaatccaattgtgaaagaacatacacatttacaatcaaatagaacagttatgcatcaagtctaaattacagcatgcttcaaaaaattgaaaacaaaggaTCGAGtaatcatacctttgaagaacattttATTCTAGTATTTCCTTGATCAATCAACAAAGCATCCAACACCATGAACGCAGTGAGCCTCTGGAAAATCCTCAATAAACAACGAgtgaaactcgatcctcgaccctcgaacagaaCTTGACACCACAActcggttaccttggtattctcggtgtaagaatccaggagttgtgggctctaaatggatttggaagagggatggaggaactggacaatcgagtagacgatcaagtaagtgggagaaggaagaagtctatcgttTAGACCTGGGTACTCGATCGATTAGTAACGAgtatctatcatatagaaaaacTCGATTGATCGTTTCCTCTCTCAACcaagctatcgtataacttGATGCTTTTTGCACGCGGAgagacaaaatgaaaacaattttaacttttatcCATTTGATTGCCATAAACTTActaaaaccacccactaaggtggttatttGGAGAAAAACCGAAATTAATTaccttataattaatttattataaataaatataataattaatttatcatattatatttataagccATAGTttcaatatcacatcatatgcaacatataaaccatagttctttttctcctttatcgcatttaatataaatcatatttatattaattcctccaatcaaataatgtatcaaatacattatatcatatatcacatatttttgaattaatttaattataccacatataatcaaattccctcttgttaatttaattatacgatcgcttagataaTAGCGATGGTGTAATCGGTATGCGATTGCTTAACAATGCCATATATGTAAGCGATTGagcagtcactatcgtataggcattaattttctaaatgatgacactatcttttcacAATGTTCGCGTACCCTTGTCTCTTGCACACCGTCAGCTATTTATATCCGTTATTTAGAATAGAAAAGGCACCTTcctatttcctttataaccatctagttaatgtgatcttatcacattcatagcatataattaatatcatatattgattataatattttcctctactagatataaatcataaagttaattaactcgttcaattatatcatatataatcgaactccctcttgtcaatttgaacatttcaaattgacccaaaacttgactctcaacttgtatccaagctaccaaggggaccttatggacctatggctcaaagctccaatggtacatgaatagctgactaaactctttagtcacaatatccaccatccgttaactgccagacattccactaaagaccgataattgTACTCTttttgccatagatatatttctatatccattggatataaccaatcattagtacgatgacccttcacagatgctcgtaattacaacagaccaatttaccatttcgtccctgtaattacatcttcctctttaagtaccaccgatccctctaatgaacaatacaacatagtcctactatgtatgaacacctctcgagccatgagaaggtgtgtggcgccacatcattcaagccctggatTCAGTGTTTAAGGGAGCtacctatctacttacccctacctcgaggaaggagtaaattccatcttgtgaagttgagttcccagctcccaaattagacgaattcccaaaatggtaggtttgagctgacgttctggccactcgcacccatgtaaatcaaaggaccgccctcaatggaaggagttcccaactcactcaggattgaggtcatgttacctatggtcattctagtgaagtgaagtctcagttatgaatggtgttatataacgagacattaacaattcgtggttaggtcttatacaaactctttgtataggacgcccccgttcgcatgtcccctacatgaatgatcaggattagaccatcggtgacaagtcacaatacttgtggccattccacaaagcgagttgcatccgtagcattaccaagataaggtatccctcctatatccatatattacagaccatttttgttatcactcaagacatgatccacttgtatgtcaccacatacatgtttaagttacatacagataaccaaggatattaagtttattggtttgtggtaaaatgaaaaacatctaaatttgcaaagtcaagtagtgaagtaaatatcatttacattatacatcacaagtgttcgtacaaagttgtttacaaactactggacacgagactttagggtacaAACCCCAACAGTAAGGGTGTAGTCAACCCTGTTTAGAAAAGCATTGCTAACAAAATGGAGGAAGATTTTTGGCAACGTCTctagaattatgctaacctggctaacCACATCAATTCGAGACCCATccatctccgccacattaaagtggaccatcatgtgcAGAACATGAACAAAGGTTCCctccttcattttggagttAAAGATGAACTTCAGAGTGTCATGTTTGAGTTGCGCGaacggttgtctgaacattctgctcagggacttcatgatctcacATGTAGTGACCATAGGCTCacgcttcttggccaagacatcGTTCAGGCTGGCCAAGATGTACGCTCGGGTATTCTCGTTTGGCCTATCCATTTCTCATATGTCtttcgaacatttcgagcggcgtttttaggtggaataggaggacactcctccataaggaTGAACcgaaggtcatcgatgataagtattGTGTTTATCGTGTTCTTCTAACTAGTGTAGTTTTCGTCAGTTAGTTTGTCGACAGCTAAAAGAGCTAAAGTAGCGCTTGCCATTTTAAAAGATActaaaaacaagaacaaacttaataagtctacttgcattaccacttttaacatcaatttttaggttttagcaaaatagttctattgtaccctaagtgacatctattttgcaatgatgccccagcgagctAGAACAAAAGTCACTGTTGGGGTGATCATGTGCctcttcactaggatgagatattctcaaccattagacagaaaaaACTCCTTGTAATtgactctaacagtcaccattgttcgatccaaaatttgttaacaaCCTTAATAATTCCGCGTAAgtataacccctcattttaggccctaaagtCTTGTCGTAATATGCTCACcg comes from the Benincasa hispida cultivar B227 chromosome 5, ASM972705v1, whole genome shotgun sequence genome and includes:
- the LOC120077399 gene encoding uncharacterized protein LOC120077399, giving the protein MDRPNENTRAYILASLNDVLAKKREPMVTTCEIMKSLSRMFRQPFAQLKHDTLKFIFNSKMKEGTFVHVLHMMVHFNVAEMDGSRIDVVSQVSIILETLPKIFLHFVSNAFLNRVDYTLTVGVCTLKSRVQ